Genomic segment of Simkaniaceae bacterium:
CTTAAGATTAGGTTTTGGCATTGCAAAATGTGTACTTATTTTTTACAGAAAGCCTAAAGTCGAGACAGAGTACACAGAGAAAAATCAAGAAAATGCACATTCCGGTGCCTCTGTGATCTCTGTGGTAAAAACTAATAATGAGCATGTTAGGTAAAAATGAATTATGTAACAGCGTCCAACTTAACTGAATTTAAGAGACCAATGTGCTGGATGACATTTATCTTCCTCTAATGAACTTAATAAAAGTAAAGAAGTGTATCATGCATCCGCAAAATAATGTCACCCGCTTGGCGCAAGCACGGGGCTTTTGTGCTTTCTTTTACCTTTGGATATAAGGGTATTGTGGTTGACTTTGAGCAGAATGCAATGATCTTGTGTAACCAAATCAATTGTTGAGAAACGAACTATTGTGATATGCTGCCAAACCAGCAGCAGCCCTTCCCTCAAAAGAAGAAACAAGAAACTGATGAAGCAAACAACTTTGACTTAAAAAGTTGTCCAACCAAATGGGCTCACTTCATAAAATTGAGTGTAAAAAATGAAGAAAACATATCTTTTTCTAGCATTGCTTAGTCTTTTTTTTATAAAGATCTCTGCAGGAACAATTTATTTTGTTTCTCCTTGTGCATTTAATGCAGGGGATTATTATAGCTGTCCTGATCTTTATTATGATTTTAAAAACTATCAGACTATTAAAATAGAACTTCAAGAATTTAAAAATAACGAAAAAAACAATCAGACCAAATTAAAAGATGCAATTATTATTTTTGGTGGTGGAGGAATACTGGATACAACAAAACCTCTATCTTCTTTATATAATAATATGGATTTAAGTAATAAATGTTTTCATTGGGGGTCTGGATCTAACCGTTTAAATGTTAATGAAATTGACTGGGAATTAAGTGCTAATTTCATTGATATAAAAAAGGATGTTTTAAAGCATTTTATATTGGTTGGTAGAAGAGATTATTTGGATAACTATTATAAAAACCATGTCTATGTTCCTTGTGTAAGTTGTAAGCTTCCATATCTAAAACAAAAATATGAAATAAAAAGAAGAATTGGCATTGTCAATCACGCGTGGCTTAAATTAATAAATAAACCTCAATTTCCTCAAATTAACATGAATTTAAAAAAGTATACAATTGAAGAAATTATAAGGTTTATAGGTGAATCAGAAGTTATAATTACTTCGTCTTTTCATGGCGCTTATTGGGGCTTGTTGTTGAATAAAAAAGTCATTATAAATGGAAATTGGTCAAGCAAGTTTGATACATTAAAATATCCTCTTGTGTTACTTTCAGATAACTTAGAAAAGGATATTCAAAATTGTGTTGTTCCACCAGCAGATTATCTAAATGAATGTATTGATTTAAATAATGCATTTTATGAAAAAATCATGAAATTAATTGAACAATATTAGAGGGCCTTTGTATGAGCCTATCCTAATAAATTCTGCAACCACATAAATATCAACCCTAACTGAGCAAAGGCATCCGACACATTTGGCAATCTTTCCCAGCGCATCAGTAGCCTTCTGCACTTTCTTTTTAGCCATGAAAAACTCCTTTCCACTACCCACCGCTTCCCTGCTGCCCTAAAGTAAGTGTATATCTCTTCTGTTTCCACTCTTGCCTTCCGGTTTTTTCAATATCCAATGATTGGCGGCGTTGTTGCAAAAGTCCCTAGAGAAAGTCCAATCAAACAGATCGTTTTGAATATGGAGGGACTTGTCCTCGCCTTTGGCGAGGATGGGGCCTTGCCCCTGCCGGCGAAAAGCCGGCTATAAGTCCCGACTCTTTGATTCTTACCTGAAAAATGGATAGCGAAAAATTCTTAAAATAAAGAAACTCCTTGTCGCCGACTAAAGCAAAGCAAGGAGTTCAAGTAGATGCGTGCACGCAACTGGTCACAATATAACACGAGTTTAGTAAAAAGAGGAAGCCTAACTTTTTATCTTGATGCTTCCCTACTCAATAACAAGAAGATAAAAACACGGGGCAGGCCCCGTGTTTTTGGCACTCCACTCATACAAATCTTATTGATACTAAAAGTTCAATTCTCCCTTCCATACAGAGCGTTGGAGGGCTTCAGCAAAAGCACCCTGCAATCTTTAGCAAGTGATCTTCTTCTCCCATCCTATTCGATAATCTGTCATAGGGCAAAAGAATTAGCCCGGTCTCTGCCTAAATTGAGTAACCACAGAGCATCCGTTGTCTTACTAGATGCCTCAGGTTTTAAGGTTTATGGAGAGGTTGAATGGAAAGTCAAAATGCATGGCAAAAGCAAACGACGTAAGTGGATCAAATTGCATGTCTCAGTCGATGAAGCTACTCAGGAAATTGTTGGTGTTAAAATCACAGATGGCAGTGTTGCTGATAGTAAACAAGCTGAGGATCTTATTCGGCAGAGTGGTGGTAGTGTAAAACGTGTGCTAGCCGATGGCGCTTACGATAGTCGCACCATCAGGGAGTATGCTGTTTAATCCCTCCTAAGAAAAAATGCAAGATGGTCCGATAGTAGCAAAGGGAGGGGGAAATCTGCAGCAGAAATGAGAGGTCTTGGTTACGATGAAATAGGACGTAGTCTATGGGGTAAGCTAACCGGTTATTCACGACGATCCCTTGCGGAAACAGCTTTTTCCCGTCTGAAAAAACTATTCGGCCCTGGCTTCTTCTCTCGAGAAGAAGCCAGACAAATCGTTGAAGGTCATATCAAATGCATGATGATGAACAAAATGTTGCAAGATATTGGATAAATTAACAATCAGTTAAGACAGCCTTATCCTCAAAATCTACTTTTGCAACAATGCCAGTTGACACCACTTTGCTATGGTGAGGCTACTCTCTTTGGCAAAGCTCTCTGGCTTGTCAAAAGTCCAGTAGGAATATACAAAAAAATATTAAAAACATCTTTTTTTATTTTTTTTTAATACTTCTATTTAGTATTGAGGTGCCCGTGAAAAGGTAAATGCGTCAAATTCAATACATTGAAGAGTTGTTCCCTGAAAAAAGCTAAAATAGCTTATAACTTGTTTAGTTTTTGTGTCTAATACACTGAAAACAGCACCAGGTCCCACTGGATATGGAACCAATTTACCATCTAGTCTGAACTGGTTTTTATTTGGGAATACCGGATCCAAACCATTAGAGCATTTCTTTAATAGCCAATTATTTTTATTTTCTGCAACTGCTTGACATGAAGATAAATAGTGTACTC
This window contains:
- a CDS encoding polysaccharide pyruvyl transferase family protein, which encodes MKKTYLFLALLSLFFIKISAGTIYFVSPCAFNAGDYYSCPDLYYDFKNYQTIKIELQEFKNNEKNNQTKLKDAIIIFGGGGILDTTKPLSSLYNNMDLSNKCFHWGSGSNRLNVNEIDWELSANFIDIKKDVLKHFILVGRRDYLDNYYKNHVYVPCVSCKLPYLKQKYEIKRRIGIVNHAWLKLINKPQFPQINMNLKKYTIEEIIRFIGESEVIITSSFHGAYWGLLLNKKVIINGNWSSKFDTLKYPLVLLSDNLEKDIQNCVVPPADYLNECIDLNNAFYEKIMKLIEQY
- a CDS encoding transposase; the encoded protein is METEEIYTYFRAAGKRWVVERSFSWLKRKCRRLLMRWERLPNVSDAFAQLGLIFMWLQNLLG